The following is a genomic window from Mus caroli chromosome 17, CAROLI_EIJ_v1.1, whole genome shotgun sequence.
GACTGGGAAGTTCCTTTTGGCTGACTCCTTTCTGGCACCACGCCCTGTACCAAGTGGCTATGCTCATGGCCCCAGCACTTCATCTGCTCACCAAGTTCTCAGAGCAATAAAAGGTATTCATCCATGCCAGAAGCTGCTCCCAGGTCAGGGGTGGGAGTGGAATGGTGCCATGGATCAACACGACCTACTCACCAAGTTCTCAGAGCAATAAAAGATATCTATCCATGCCTGAAGCTGTTCCCGGGCCAGGGGTGGGAGTGGAAGGTGCCATAGATGAACACAAGTGCAGTAGTGCCTATGACATTGGTGGTGCTGATCCTTGGAGTCTGGATAATGACCAGGCTTGGCAGATGTGTAGCCAGGGAGACCCTCCTCTGGACAAACCTGGAGAACCTGTGTGTCTGCGGCATTTCCAGCCTGTCTTGCTGTGTGATCTCAAATGCACATTAAACTCTCAAACCCATGATGATTAGGTCTGCCTTCCTCTAATTTCTTTGAGAAGCAGTTATCTAGCTATGGGTGGGATCCTGAAGGCAGGCTGGGATTCCAACTCTAAAATCATTCACAGTGGGCATGACCACCTGCAGCCCCACCCTGTCTATAAGGAACAGGTCCTAAAGAAACTGGAAGCACAAGGCATAAAGCCAAGGTAGAATAAAGCCACTGGGTAAAGTACTGGGATGTGTATACAGCTGGGCCACCAAGTCACATAGATAAGGGACCAAGACAATAGAGCTAGATTAGAAAAAAACATGCTAGGGGACAGAGGCTGGCTTAACTAATGTGGAGCAAGGTACTTGTTCTTGGTCCAGCCCGAAGCACACGGTCGTGCACATGGAAATACCAACAGCCCCATCTGATGCTAATGGGGGTCTTGAAAGAAGCTTGGGAGTTTGTGAGGGAAGGTAAGAAAGCAATCGGCCTCACACTGATGGTTCATACACATTTATTGATAGTTCCTGTGTCTAGCTCAGGAGTCCGGAGGCAACACCAAGAACAAAAGTCTGCCCAACCAGATCAAAATCACCCTGGCGAAGACCTAGCCaattctgacttcaaggccagctctAACACACACCAAGACCCCATGTTCTGCACAGGCTAAGAGTTCAGAGACAAACTAGTTAGCATCAATTACATGTGGGGGAGAGGGTTGTCCTGGCTGAGGCAGGACATCAGATACTGGCTGGGAAGGAAGCAGTGGGGTTGGAAGGGGAGGATACAGTTTGATTCATCAAAGGCATCCTGAGGTTTCCCTGGCTGACTCCTCCAAGGGGCTGCACACAATCAGTGCATTGTCAGCAGGGCTGCAGCATGAAGCAAGGGCGCATCCACACTGAAAGCCTCAGGTCCAAGCCTGCTGAGGTAAGTGTCTCTACCACCCCAAAGACAAGAACTCAGGGATGccatagaaggagaaaggaatgtcACCACATACCATCCTCAGCCCCTTCCCTGAGCAAGTTGGCTCCCGAGTCTCTAAGCCAGAAGCCCCACGGCCAGTACTGTGCCTTCAGGTGAAGACCAAACCCTgccataggggctggagagcagcaggcctgctgctgctgctgacactGCTCACTGCGGGGGCCGTGGCTGGGGGGCTTCTTGGCTTCATGTACAGCTCTCCCAAGGTAAGCACCTCTTCAAGCTGCGGGGTATGCAGAGTGGGAAGAGGGCAGGAAGGCCAGTACCTGTCAGTTATCGCATGGGGCCAGGTCTAAATACCAGCCTTGAACAGATAGTAAGAGAACCAGAAGGATATGGAAACATTGGTTAAGGCTGAATCCCAAATATCCCCTAGCCATTGCTGCAGATGCTCCGAAAGACCTTCCCGAGCTCCAGGGTACCCTGGCCCAACCAAACCACTCTAGTGGATGTGGCCCAGAACATGGCAACCATCGTGGTGACTCCGTTTCAGAGCAACCACAGCTGGGCCGTGCTGTTTGACGGGAAGAACGTGAGTGggcttgggagggagaaagagtaGAGGTGTCAGGGGTGGCCTCGACTTACCTatctgccccccctcccccagggctaCATCTGTTACAGCCCTGCAGAGCACCAGGCCTGCTTCCTCCGTCTGATGGAAGCCCAAGATCGGGAGaccctgcagctgctgctgaaCACTTCCAGGGTAAGCAGCACTACTTGGCTTGCCACCCACAAACCCCCAAGGCCAGGAGATAAACAAAAGGTCCTCTGTGCAGCCCAGCTGGGCCAGCCAAGGCTCTGGTTTCAGGGGAACAGAAAGCTCTATTTTCCCCTGACTAAGGCTGTTGACAAGGGCAGGTGGAGGGGCCATCAGGCTGGGGTGGGCACCAATGCCCTTCCCAGCCAGGAGCAAGGAAGTACTATACAGTGGCCCACCAGAGTCTTTCTGCAGGCCCAAGAGTCACATGTACCTGGCCGGGATACCCACTATGCCCAGGAACTGCTGGCAGTTTTGGGGGGCCATACTGTGGACCCTACCCAAGTGGGAGTTTCAGTGCAACACCTTTGTGCAGACACTCCCATCTACTGGGCCCAATGGGCAGAGGGTAAGTTGGGATAGGTTGGGTGAAAAGGTCTATGGCTCCTGCAGGACAGTACTGGGTAGGGGGCCCTTGGGATTCACTAAGTTCCCTTCTCCCCAGGGCCCCGGAGACAGCGGCTGATCTACCTCTGCATTGACATCTGCTTTCCGAGCaacatctgtgtgtctgtctgcttttATTACCTCCCAGACTAAGACCCCTACCCAAGCCCTCCTGGCCTTTGGTCCCATAAGCCAGTCCTGTCCCTACAGGTCAGTAAGCTGGCCAGGTCACCAGTACCTATGGAAGGCAGCTGACAGTAGGGATTAATAAACCCAGATTGCCTGGCCATAATGGTAATTTCTGAAGCAAGTCGGGGTAGCATCCCTGGAATACAGGCattaacctctgacctcttcaATAGCTCCAAGCCCTCCAGGTCTCCCTAAAGGAGAAAAGACTCCCAGTCCAGTCTGGCTTAGTGAGTGAGCTTTCTGACAACAAACTGGGCATGGAAAGAGTCCCAGGGTAGAGTAGCCAAAAAGTCTAGGTTGGCCAGGAGGGGCCGGCATAGTCCGGTCAGATCCAACTGGCCCGACATGCTAACCTGAGAGTCTCACTTGCACCCGGGTATTGTTCAGATACATCCTGTTAGAGTCACTATACCAGGCAGTCCTGATTGCCCAATGCAGCCTCAAGGGCCAAGGCTAACCCAGCACACTGTCATTGAAGGCCAAACAGACGACAGCTTTCTGATGGCCACCATACTCTCTCTTGATTTCTCCAGTCTCTACACACCAGAGCCGGGCCAGGTTGTCAGAGGAAGCTGTAAGGAGAGAtcaggcagaagagagatagcAGCTGTGAATGGCCTCTCTAGAGGACTTGGCAAAATGGGGATAAGGAGGGCAGGGCTCACCTGTGACAATGTACTGGGAGTCCCCTGAGAAGGCACAGCCCCACATCCAGCCACGGGATGACTCTCCAGGGTTACCACTCTTGATGCTAAGCTCCGTCATCAGGGAGAAGTTGGATGTCCTCCAGATTTTACATGTCTGGTCAGCTGAACAGGTGGCAAGAAGCCTGGGGTTGAACATGGGGTATCTCAGTAGCTACTACTACCTCATATCTACTTACCACACACCAGGTCATTCCCACAGCTTGTACATTCCCCTTTCCCCCAGGACCCTACACGCACGTGGAGTCAGGGCTGAAGCGGCACTGCAGGGCATAGCGTGTATGGGCTGGGATCTTGGTCTTAGGGATGAGCTGAGTCACATCGTCACCAATGCCCCCTGTCAGGTTCCAGACATAGCAGTTTCCCTATAAGATAGGAGGGCAGACATTCAAAACCCAGACCCTCAGATATGAATTGCGGACACCTGGGCCAAAGCATGATGGCCAATGACATCCTGGGTCATGTCTATAGGAAATTTAGCCCCAATAAGGAATCGAGCCCAGCCAGCCAAAAGCAGGAGGTCACACTAGCCAAGTCAAACACAGCTCCCCAGAGGCTGCTGCTGGCCAACAGAGATGTACAGGAGGGGAGGCAGTAAGGAGGACACGGAGATAGATAATTTGACAACCCAGGGATGGGTGGAGGGAGTGCAGATACGTGGGACAAGTGATGTTCTgggatttaaaaggaaaataggaGACTGAAGATGAGAGCATGGGCCAAACTAAAGCATCCACAGTCCATGAGGAGTTGTTTCTTAAGGTCTCAGAACAGTGCAGCCTGCCAGGAAGACTAAAGGATGCTTGTATCGTTGAAGGGAGACAGAACAGGCATCCCAGGAAGGCCACAGAGAAACTTATTAGTGTCAAGGATGAGCAAAGCCATGGACTGGAACACGAAAGGAGAAATAACTGGCCCTGATGGGTGGGGCTATGGCAGACCGCAAGGTGGACATGAGGAGTGGTACCCAGGTGCCTGACTTTGGGAGCTGGGTGGAAGCTCAAGGAGGCCTGAGAGAAAACCAGGGAGTCaactcaagtgcagaagataagGGGCTAGGTGCCGAGATGCCCCCCAGAGccactcccagcactcacagcaCTATTGACGGCTGCCATGTAGCTCGCATCTGGGTCGATGTGAGCAGACGTGATGGAATACTCAGGCTCGGGAATCAGCTGCTCATTGTGGTCTGTCTTCAGGTCCCAAATGTGGATAGCACCGCTCTGATCACCCACAATGAGTTCTGCCTAGGATGTAGGGGAGGGAGGTGAGATGTAGCAATACCCTTGTCCCCTaaagtccccaccccacccctgacaccTGGCCCCATGAGCACTTCTCACCTGGTTgggatgcagacacacacaattaATGGGTGCATTCACCTGGAAGATACGCTGACACTGTAGGTTCCGGGACCTGTGGGGAGTTAAGGTTACACATGGCTTCTAATGGTGCCTCCACCAAAAGCCCCCATTCTCTGCTCATAGGAGTTGCTTCTACCTTAGGAGAAATGCTTGTGAAGTTTAGCTCTTTCTCCACAAGCGTGAGGTCAGTGAAAAGGGATGGAAAGTCTGGTCCCTAGCCTCAAGGCAAGGCTGACTCTCTGATGTAATTCTATTCTGCTTTCCATCTTCCCTCCATCGCCCGCTCAACGCCCCTTGCACTAAGACTGTTTGCAGAATAGCCTGCCCATAGACAATCCCCTGGCCTGCCCACTCCCCGGGCAGCTGTCCTCTTCAGCCAAGCACACAACACCACCTGAGGTCCCAGATGCGAGCTGTGCAGTCCTCGCCACCTGTATACATCCAGCGACCATCCTCGTGAAAGCCCACTGATGCAATGTTCTTACTGACTCCGTCATAACTGATGATGGGGTTGGGGTTATTGGAGTTGAGATCATACATGCGGATATGTTGGTAACCTAGGGACATAGGGGGAATTGAAGCAGGGGTGTGCCAGGCAGAAATGCGGCCAGTAAAGGGTCAGAggtagagaatctcaggtacctGCAGCAGCAATCATGCTTCGGTCCGGAGTAATCTCCAATGCATTCACCTGCTGAGCATGTTAAGGATAACAGGAAGAGAACCCAGAGAGGGAAGCCTTGGGGCTACGAGGCCATCAAGACctccaccacctggcctgagtTTCCCCAAACACATATCATTCATACTTAATTCTGGCCAGCACCATCCTGCTCCCAAGAGGAGGATACAGAGTCCTGATGCTGCACTGTTCGAGTGCAGATTCCACTGTGAGCCTGCCAAAAGCGCACCGTGTGGTCATAGCCTGCAGTTGCTAAGATGACAGGGTCACTGCCCACTGTGCCTGGGGTGGTATTCATTGTTTGAtggctggagaaaaaaaaaaaaaatgagagctgCACTGGGTCAAGAGGTGATAAGTAAAGTCCAAAGGTCAAAACGTTTGGAGAGAAAAGATGTACGTATAACATTCTGCACACTACAGTGTACCGGTATTAACTTcacttgaaaaataagaaaaataagagtgTTCAAAAGAGACCTTTTGAGACCTGACAGTCTCAAAAGACAGGACTCTGGCTATTTTGCTCCCCGGAGTGTTCCTTCAGCTTCACCCTTACGCTTGGAGACGCCACCTCGCCAGCAGCCAGCAGGAGGCAGTCACTCGCAGAAGGCCATCGCCCGGGCGCCGTCTGCCGCAAGGGTAGGCAACGCATGCGCATGGCGACTAGGGAAAAGCCCGGCACTGCGGCTGCTGAGCATGCGTAGTTGACCAGCACTGGGATCGGATGGGTGGGGGCGCTATCTGGCAGGACCCCCGCGCTCCCCAGTGCTCTGCACACCGCCCTGGCTCTGTGTTACCGGCCTGATTACCCCGACCGCACTCTCCTAGCCACCCAGCAGTCGGTAGCAGCCCTCGTCCCGTGTCCCCCGTACCTTAACACACGCTCTGCACTCTGCCTTAGTCCAGGACGGCGAGGCGAGAAGGAGCGAGTCGATAGAAGCCGGGCCGAGCGTAGAGCTATCGATAGTAACTCCGGGCGAGACCATGGatccggggggtgggggagttgaaAGGGATACCAGAGTTCTGAGACGAAGAACTCCAGAAGTGATCGTGCTCAGAGTGGCCATCAGCCGCGacgccagccttgaactcactgggaACTACAGCCATGGTACTGCTGCCTATTTTCCAGACTTGGCTCCCAGAAAGAATTACACTGTCGTCTTCCCTCCACCCCCCGCAAACATACACAACCACCTACCCTACCAACCAAGCTAGAATTTCTAGGTAATGCaaaattttcagataaaaatctttttttttcttttctttttttccttccttcctagcttttctctctctctctctctctctctctctctctctctctctctctctcNNNNNNNNNNNNNNNNNNNNNNNNNNNNNNNNNNNNNNNNNNNNNNNNNNNNNNNNNNNNNNNNNNNNNNNNNNNNNNNNNNNNNNNNNNNNNNNNNNNNNNNNNNNNNNNNNNNNNNNNNNNNNNNNNNNNNNNNNNNNNNNNNNNNNNNNNNNNNNNNNNNNNNNNNNNNNNNNNNNNNNNNNNNNNNNNNNNNNNNNNNNNNNNNNNNNNNNNNNNNNNNNNNNNNNNNNNNNNNNNNNNNNNNNNNNNNNNNNNNNNNNNNNNNNNNNNNNNNNNNNNNNNNNNNNNNNNNNNNNNNNNNNNNNNNNNNNNNNNNNNNNNNNNNNNNNNNNNNNNNNNNNNNNNNNNNNNNNNNNNNNNNNNNNNNNNNNNNNNNNNNNNNNNNNNNNNNNNNNNNNNNNNNNNNNNNNNNNNNNNNNNNNNNNNNNNNNNNNNNNNNNNNNNNNNNNNNNNNNNNNNNNNNNNNNNNNNNNNNNNNNNNNNNNNNNNNNNNNNNNNNNNNNNNNNNNNNNNNNNNNNNNNNNNNNNNNNNNNNNNNNNNNNNNNNNNNNNNNNNNNNNNNNNNNNNNNNNNNNNNNNNNNNNNNNNNNNNNNNNNNNNNNNNNNNNNNNNNNNNNNNNNNNNNNNNNNNNNNNNNNNNNNNNNNNNNNNNNNNNNNNNNNNNNNNNNNNNNNNNNNNNNNNNNNNNNNNNNNNNNNNNNNNNNNNNNNNNNNNNNNNNNNNNNNNNNNNNNNNNNNNNNNNNNNNNNNNNNNNNNNNNNNNNNNNNNNNNNNNNNNNNNNNNNNNNNNNNNNNNNNNNNNNNNNNNNNNNNNNNNNNNNNNNNNNNNNNNcaaaaaaaaaaaaaaaaagtcaacactaggggactggtgagatggctcagtgggtaagagcactgactgctcttctgaaggtcatgagttcaaatcccagcaaccacctggtggctcacaaccacccataatgagatctgacgccctcttctggtgtgtttgaagacagctac
Proteins encoded in this region:
- the Bricd5 gene encoding BRICHOS domain-containing protein 5 isoform X2; its protein translation is MKQGRIHTESLRSKPAEVKTKPCHRGWRAAGLLLLLTLLTAGAVAGGLLGFMYSSPKPLLQMLRKTFPSSRVPWPNQTTLVDVAQNMATIVVTPFQSNHSWAVLFDGKNGYICYSPAEHQACFLRLMEAQDRETLQLLLNTSRAQESHVPGRDTHYAQELLAVLGGHTVDPTQVGVSVQHLCADTPIYWAQWAEGPRRQRLIYLCIDICFPSNICVSVCFYYLPD
- the Bricd5 gene encoding BRICHOS domain-containing protein 5 isoform X3, which produces MKQGRIHTESLRSKPAEPLLQMLRKTFPSSRVPWPNQTTLVDVAQNMATIVVTPFQSNHSWAVLFDGKNGYICYSPAEHQACFLRLMEAQDRETLQLLLNTSRAQESHVPGRDTHYAQELLAVLGGHTVDPTQVGVSVQHLCADTPIYWAQWAEGPRRQRLIYLCIDICFPSNICVSVCFYYLPD
- the Bricd5 gene encoding BRICHOS domain-containing protein 5 isoform X1; this translates as MSPHTILSPFPEQVGSRVSKPEAPRPVLCLQVKTKPCHRGWRAAGLLLLLTLLTAGAVAGGLLGFMYSSPKPLLQMLRKTFPSSRVPWPNQTTLVDVAQNMATIVVTPFQSNHSWAVLFDGKNGYICYSPAEHQACFLRLMEAQDRETLQLLLNTSRAQESHVPGRDTHYAQELLAVLGGHTVDPTQVGVSVQHLCADTPIYWAQWAEGPRRQRLIYLCIDICFPSNICVSVCFYYLPD
- the Mlst8 gene encoding target of rapamycin complex subunit LST8, whose protein sequence is MNTTPGTVGSDPVILATAGYDHTVRFWQAHSGICTRTVQHQDSQVNALEITPDRSMIAAAGYQHIRMYDLNSNNPNPIISYDGVSKNIASVGFHEDGRWMYTGGEDCTARIWDLRSRNLQCQRIFQVNAPINCVCLHPNQAELIVGDQSGAIHIWDLKTDHNEQLIPEPEYSITSAHIDPDASYMAAVNSAGNCYVWNLTGGIGDDVTQLIPKTKIPAHTRYALQCRFSPDSTLLATCSADQTCKIWRTSNFSLMTELSIKSGNPGESSRGWMWGCAFSGDSQYIVTASSDNLARLWCVETGEIKREYGGHQKAVVCLAFNDSVLG